A single genomic interval of Gopherus evgoodei ecotype Sinaloan lineage chromosome 11, rGopEvg1_v1.p, whole genome shotgun sequence harbors:
- the PSMD14 gene encoding 26S proteasome non-ATPase regulatory subunit 14 — translation MDRLLRLGGGMPGLGQGPPTDAPAVDTAEQVYISSLALLKMLKHGRAGVPMEVMGLMLGEFVDDYTVRVIDVFAMPQSGTGVSVEAVDPVFQAKMLDMLKQTGRPEMVVGWYHSHPGFGCWLSGVDINTQQSFEALSERAVAVVVDPIQSVKGKVVIDAFRLINANMMVLGHEPRQTTSNLGHLNKPSIQALIHGLNRHYYSITINYRKNELEQKMLLNLHKKSWMEGLTLQDYSEHCKLNETVVKEMLELAKNYNKAVEEEDKMTPEQLAIKNVGKQDPKRHLEEHVDVLMTSNIVQCLAAMLDTVVFK, via the exons GGGCCACCTACAGATGCTCCTGCGGTGGATACGGCAGAACAGGTTTATATCTCTTCCCTTGCACTGCTGAAA ATGTTGAAACATGGTCGTGCTGGTGTTCCTATGGAAGTTATGGGTCTGATGCTTGGAGAATTTGTTGATGATTATACCGTCAGAGTGATTGATGTGTTTGCTATGCCACAATCAGGAACA GGTGTCAGTGTAGAGGCAGTTGATCCTGTATTTCAAGCCAAAATGTTGGATATGCTAAAGCAGACAGGAAG GCCTGAGATGGTTGTTGGTTGGTATCATAGTCATCCTGGCTTTGGCTGTTGGCTGTCTGGTGTGGATATCAATACTCAGCAGAGCTTTGAAGCTCTATCGGAAAGAGCTGTAGCTGTGGTGGTGGATCCTATCCAGAGCGTAAAAGGAAAG GTTGTTATTGATGCCTTCAGATTGATCAATGCTAATATGATGGTCTTGGGACATGAACCAAGACAAACAACTTCAAATCTGGGTCACTTAAACAAGCCATCTATCCAG GCTCTTattcatggactgaacagacatTATTACTCCATTACTATCAACTATAGGAAGAATGAACTAGAACAGAAG AtgttgttaaatttgcataaGAAGAGTTGGATGGAAGGTTTGACACTTCAGGACTATAGTGAACATTGCAAACTCAATGAAACAGTAGTGAAAGAGATGCTGGAGTTAGCTAAGAATTATAACAAG GCTGTGGAAGAAGAAGATAAGATGACACCTGAACAGCTGGCAATAAAAAATGTTGGCAAGCAG gacCCCAAACGTCATTTAGAAGAACATGTGGATGTGCTGATGACCTCAAATATTGTCCAGTGTTTAGCAGCAATGTTGGATACAGTTGTATTTAAATAA